One Nocardia iowensis DNA window includes the following coding sequences:
- a CDS encoding cutinase family protein, which produces MTNYSVKVTGVLAALAVTVATAGTAAADPPNPAGPSTNVALSACPALYALGIQGTGESSPDAAPSTDTGMLSTVFRPMMAKATDPGLVDRAYVPYESGFGGATAGGAAPYAESVTGGLARLRSMAQTVADRCAETRFAVVGYSQGAHVASMFAQEIGQGRGVLPADKVAAVALFADPTRNAGAPLFPGSPGKASPDPAPGTTGDQLADLAALPQAPASGGGIGPDRDRAANFGALTGRVASFCAAGDLACDAPQGAPILKAVTNVVGQSKLSGGDPIASLVSIAQALAYTSIKTATKVVNEDVQGNSLANLSISPKKSISERLADAADPRTPLDLPGALQALLKVGMIGLNAVVTVVKSVINPAAIAELATVGLSNPPAALLSLGTKLVGAVAQLVPPTTGVRLVTQAFDAVVQNITDNSELLNTATWVRYWDTVQRHGAYNTATVAANGAAPTKFVADWFAAVARDIAGEFGANSRPQGGADKPPTGFFGEQSGASTTPNSSGTGQFPFGTGADGASSGGATSIPPTDRPGTANTYPFSTN; this is translated from the coding sequence ATGACGAATTACTCGGTAAAGGTCACGGGGGTGCTGGCGGCACTCGCCGTGACCGTGGCTACGGCGGGCACCGCCGCGGCCGATCCGCCGAATCCCGCAGGGCCCTCCACAAACGTCGCGCTCAGCGCCTGTCCGGCACTGTACGCCTTGGGAATTCAAGGCACCGGCGAATCGTCGCCGGACGCCGCGCCGTCCACCGACACCGGCATGCTGTCCACCGTCTTCCGCCCGATGATGGCCAAGGCCACCGATCCCGGACTGGTCGATCGAGCCTATGTCCCTTACGAATCCGGCTTCGGTGGCGCGACCGCCGGCGGCGCGGCGCCGTACGCCGAATCGGTGACCGGCGGACTGGCCCGGCTGCGGTCGATGGCCCAAACGGTCGCCGACCGGTGCGCGGAGACCAGATTCGCCGTGGTCGGCTATTCGCAAGGCGCGCATGTGGCCTCGATGTTCGCCCAGGAGATCGGACAGGGCCGGGGCGTGCTGCCGGCCGACAAGGTCGCGGCGGTGGCCCTGTTCGCCGACCCGACCCGCAACGCGGGCGCCCCGCTGTTCCCCGGCTCACCGGGCAAGGCGTCCCCGGACCCGGCACCAGGCACCACGGGCGATCAACTCGCCGACCTCGCCGCGCTGCCGCAGGCGCCCGCCAGCGGGGGCGGCATCGGCCCGGACCGGGACCGCGCCGCCAACTTCGGCGCCCTCACCGGTCGGGTGGCCAGTTTCTGCGCGGCGGGCGACCTCGCCTGCGACGCACCGCAGGGCGCGCCGATCCTGAAGGCGGTCACCAACGTCGTCGGCCAGTCGAAGCTGAGCGGCGGCGACCCGATCGCCTCGCTGGTCTCCATCGCCCAGGCGCTGGCATACACCTCGATCAAGACCGCGACCAAGGTGGTCAACGAGGACGTGCAGGGCAACTCGCTCGCGAATCTGTCCATCTCGCCCAAGAAGTCGATCTCCGAGCGCCTCGCCGACGCCGCCGACCCGCGCACCCCGCTTGACCTGCCCGGTGCGCTGCAGGCCCTGCTGAAGGTCGGCATGATCGGCCTGAACGCGGTCGTCACGGTGGTGAAGTCGGTCATCAACCCCGCGGCCATCGCCGAACTGGCCACCGTGGGGTTGTCCAACCCGCCTGCCGCCCTGCTGTCGCTCGGCACCAAACTGGTCGGCGCCGTCGCCCAACTCGTCCCGCCGACGACCGGCGTGCGACTGGTTACCCAGGCATTCGACGCGGTCGTGCAAAACATCACCGACAACAGCGAATTGCTCAATACCGCCACCTGGGTCCGGTATTGGGACACCGTCCAGCGGCACGGCGCGTACAACACCGCGACGGTCGCCGCGAACGGTGCCGCGCCGACAAAATTCGTCGCCGATTGGTTCGCCGCGGTAGCCCGCGATATCGCCGGTGAATTCGGGGCGAACAGCAGGCCACAGGGCGGTGCGGATAAGCCGCCCACGGGATTCTTCGGCGAGCAATCCGGCGCGTCGACTACGCCGAATTCGTCCGGTACGGGACAATTTCCGTTCGGGACAGGAGCCGACGGCGCCTCATCCGGCGGCGCGACGTCGATTCCGCCCACCGATCGACCCGGCACCGCCAACACCTACCCGTTCTCCACGAACTGA
- a CDS encoding RelA/SpoT family protein, producing the protein MTQHLGEANVEQSAGAPQSNGAATGGDQPKTGTPPATPPSNATPARQPGTSAAVPTSASRRVRARLARRMTGQRGIAAVKPVLEPLASVHRELYPKANLTLLQRAFDVADERHKHQFRKSGDPYITHPLAVANILAELGMDTTTLVAALLHDTVEDTGYSLEQLTLDFGAEVAHLVDGVTKLDKVNLGAAAEAETIRKMIIAMARDPRVLVIKVADRLHNMRTMRFLPPEKQAKKAKETLEVIAPLAHRLGMATVKWELEDLAFAILHPKKYDEIVRLVADRAPSRDTYLAKVRAEIVNTLAASRINAIVEGRPKHYWSIYQKMIVKGKDFDDIHDLVGIRILCDEVRDCYAAVGVVHSLWQPMAGRFKDYIAQPRYGVYQSLHTTVVGPDGKPLEVQIRTQDMHRTAEFGIAAHWRYKETRGKHSNDSTEVDDMAWMRQLLDWQREAADPAEFLESLRFDLKSPEIFVFTPKGDVITLPQKSTPVDFAYAVHTEVGHKCIGARVNGRLVALERQLENGEVVEVFTSKAQNAGPSRDWQNFVVSPRAKAKIRQWFAKERREEALENGKEQISKEVRRVGLPLQRLMSVDAMTAVAHELHYTDISTLYTAVGEHQVSAHHVVQRLMAQLGGIGDVENELAERSTPSTTPNRQRTTGDAGVLIPGASGTVAKLAKCCTPVPGDEIMGFVTRGGAVSVHRTDCTNAGSLRDQAERIIEVSWAPSPSSVFLVAIQIEALDRTRLLSDVTKVLADEKVNILSASVATHGDRVAISKFTFEMGDPKHLGHLLNVVRNVEGVYDVYRVTSAA; encoded by the coding sequence ATGACTCAGCACTTGGGCGAGGCGAATGTCGAGCAATCGGCGGGCGCCCCGCAGTCGAATGGTGCAGCCACCGGGGGAGACCAGCCGAAGACCGGAACACCGCCCGCCACGCCACCGAGCAATGCCACCCCCGCACGCCAACCAGGCACCTCCGCCGCGGTCCCGACCTCGGCGTCGCGCCGGGTACGCGCGCGGCTCGCCCGCCGGATGACCGGTCAGCGCGGTATCGCCGCGGTCAAGCCGGTGCTCGAGCCGCTGGCCAGCGTGCACCGTGAGCTGTATCCGAAGGCGAACCTGACGCTGCTGCAGCGCGCCTTCGACGTCGCCGACGAGCGGCACAAGCACCAGTTCCGCAAGTCCGGCGACCCGTACATCACGCACCCGCTCGCCGTGGCCAACATCCTGGCCGAGCTCGGCATGGACACCACCACGCTGGTCGCGGCGCTGCTGCACGACACCGTCGAGGACACCGGCTACTCGCTGGAGCAGCTGACCCTCGACTTCGGTGCCGAGGTCGCGCACCTGGTGGACGGCGTCACCAAGCTGGACAAGGTCAACCTCGGCGCGGCCGCCGAGGCGGAGACGATCCGCAAGATGATCATCGCGATGGCGCGGGACCCGCGCGTGCTGGTGATCAAGGTCGCCGACCGGCTGCACAACATGCGCACCATGCGTTTCCTGCCGCCGGAGAAGCAGGCCAAGAAGGCCAAGGAAACGCTGGAAGTCATTGCGCCCCTTGCGCATCGCCTCGGCATGGCGACGGTCAAGTGGGAGCTGGAGGACCTCGCGTTCGCGATACTGCACCCGAAGAAGTACGACGAGATCGTGCGGCTGGTGGCGGATCGGGCGCCGTCGCGCGATACGTATCTGGCGAAGGTGCGCGCGGAGATCGTCAATACCCTTGCGGCATCGCGGATCAACGCGATCGTTGAGGGTCGGCCGAAGCACTACTGGTCGATCTACCAGAAGATGATCGTCAAGGGTAAGGACTTCGACGACATCCACGACCTGGTCGGCATCCGCATCCTCTGCGACGAGGTGCGTGACTGCTACGCGGCGGTCGGTGTGGTGCACTCGCTGTGGCAGCCGATGGCGGGCCGGTTCAAGGACTACATCGCCCAACCGCGCTACGGCGTCTACCAGTCGCTGCACACCACCGTCGTCGGCCCCGACGGCAAGCCCCTGGAAGTGCAGATCCGCACCCAGGACATGCACCGCACCGCCGAATTCGGCATCGCCGCGCACTGGCGCTACAAGGAAACCCGCGGCAAGCACTCCAACGACTCGACCGAGGTCGACGACATGGCGTGGATGCGGCAGCTGCTCGACTGGCAGCGGGAGGCGGCCGACCCGGCGGAGTTCCTGGAGTCGCTGCGCTTCGACCTGAAGTCACCGGAGATCTTCGTGTTCACCCCGAAGGGTGACGTGATCACGCTGCCGCAGAAGTCGACACCGGTCGACTTCGCCTACGCCGTGCACACCGAGGTCGGCCACAAGTGCATCGGCGCGCGGGTCAACGGTCGGCTCGTCGCGCTGGAACGCCAGCTGGAGAACGGTGAGGTCGTCGAGGTGTTCACCTCGAAGGCGCAGAACGCCGGACCCAGCCGCGACTGGCAGAACTTCGTCGTCTCGCCGCGCGCCAAGGCCAAGATCCGCCAGTGGTTCGCGAAGGAGCGCCGCGAGGAGGCCCTGGAGAACGGTAAGGAGCAGATCTCCAAGGAGGTCCGTCGCGTCGGCCTGCCGTTGCAGCGGCTGATGAGCGTCGACGCGATGACCGCGGTCGCGCACGAGCTGCACTACACCGACATCTCCACCCTCTACACCGCCGTCGGCGAGCATCAGGTCTCGGCGCACCACGTGGTGCAGCGACTGATGGCGCAACTCGGCGGCATCGGCGACGTGGAGAACGAGCTCGCCGAGCGGTCCACCCCGTCCACCACGCCGAACCGGCAGCGCACCACCGGCGACGCGGGTGTGCTGATCCCCGGCGCATCCGGCACCGTCGCCAAGCTGGCCAAGTGCTGTACGCCGGTCCCCGGCGACGAGATCATGGGCTTCGTGACCCGCGGCGGCGCGGTCAGCGTGCACCGGACCGACTGCACCAACGCCGGTTCGCTGCGTGACCAGGCCGAACGCATCATCGAAGTGTCCTGGGCGCCGTCGCCGTCCTCGGTGTTCCTGGTGGCCATCCAGATCGAGGCGCTCGATCGCACCCGCCTGCTCTCCGACGTGACGAAGGTGCTGGCCGACGAGAAGGTCAACATCCTGTCCGCCTCCGTCGCCACGCACGGTGACCGGGTCGCGATCAGCAAGTTCACCTTCGAGATGGGCGATCCGAAGCACCTGGGGCACCTGCTGAACGTGGTCCGGAACGTGGAAGGCGTCTACGACGTCTACCGCGTCACCTCGGCAGCCTGA
- a CDS encoding SCO6880 family protein, with protein sequence MTTNDTYERRSYGLWQKPRSAGLFGLRWEETVLGFGVVITALITAMVGGFQWGLIVGGTGVVVMVPLVWRTGGRSGYETGLMMFNWMRSRKRGEHVYRGGRFSRIPGGVTRLPGLLAPSKLYEGIDAGGYSFGMIHLPQFAQYTVVLRAWPQGHEAVDQPVIDRWVSAWGTFLASVGQTSDIVAVVPVIDTVPETGNRLLTEVSTITRPEAPELAQQVMYELATELPQERVQLLPRVAITFKATTAERRKNPAEEAVEIGRRLPGICAALAEAGVRAQPMSADEVISFIRRSYDPASQADLEVAASEPEGHGLDWADAGPVSHDEKWDHLVHDGGRSVTWEMDAAPEGAVDERVLQRLLAPNPEVPRKRIAIVYRPHSAADAAEIVDDDFKNALVAQQSERGVVSAAATLRVGATQQAREEQARGHGVTRFGALVTITEPLRGDLPRIEAITRDLSTQARLKIRRCYRYQAAAFAASLGCGVILPEHATIPKALAG encoded by the coding sequence ATGACGACGAACGATACTTACGAGCGTCGCTCGTACGGGCTGTGGCAGAAGCCCCGCAGCGCAGGCCTTTTCGGCCTGCGCTGGGAGGAGACTGTGCTCGGCTTCGGCGTGGTGATCACGGCACTGATCACCGCCATGGTCGGCGGTTTCCAATGGGGTCTGATCGTCGGCGGTACCGGCGTCGTGGTGATGGTTCCACTGGTGTGGCGGACGGGGGGCCGCTCGGGCTACGAGACGGGATTGATGATGTTCAACTGGATGCGCTCGCGCAAGCGCGGCGAGCACGTGTACCGGGGTGGCCGGTTCTCCCGAATCCCGGGCGGTGTCACCCGATTGCCCGGTCTGCTGGCGCCGTCGAAACTGTACGAGGGCATCGACGCGGGCGGTTACAGCTTCGGCATGATCCACCTGCCGCAGTTCGCCCAGTACACGGTGGTGCTACGCGCCTGGCCGCAGGGCCATGAGGCGGTGGATCAGCCGGTGATCGATCGCTGGGTGTCGGCGTGGGGCACCTTCCTCGCCTCGGTCGGGCAGACCAGCGACATCGTCGCGGTCGTCCCGGTCATCGACACCGTGCCGGAGACCGGAAACCGTTTGCTCACCGAGGTTTCCACGATCACCCGGCCGGAGGCGCCGGAGCTGGCGCAGCAGGTGATGTACGAGCTCGCGACCGAACTGCCGCAGGAGCGGGTACAACTGCTGCCGCGCGTGGCGATCACCTTCAAGGCCACCACCGCCGAGCGCCGCAAGAACCCCGCCGAGGAGGCCGTCGAGATCGGCCGCCGACTGCCCGGCATCTGCGCGGCCCTCGCCGAGGCGGGCGTGCGGGCCCAGCCGATGTCGGCGGACGAAGTGATCTCGTTCATCCGGCGCAGTTACGACCCGGCCTCCCAGGCCGACTTGGAAGTCGCCGCAAGCGAACCCGAGGGGCACGGGCTGGATTGGGCTGACGCGGGCCCGGTTTCGCACGACGAGAAGTGGGATCACCTGGTGCACGACGGTGGCCGTTCGGTCACCTGGGAGATGGACGCCGCCCCGGAGGGCGCGGTGGACGAGCGGGTGCTGCAACGCCTGCTCGCGCCGAATCCCGAAGTGCCACGCAAGCGCATCGCCATCGTGTACCGGCCGCATTCGGCCGCCGACGCCGCCGAGATCGTCGACGACGACTTCAAGAACGCGCTGGTGGCCCAGCAAAGCGAACGCGGCGTGGTGTCCGCGGCCGCGACCCTGCGGGTGGGCGCCACCCAGCAGGCCCGTGAGGAGCAAGCCCGGGGTCACGGTGTGACCCGCTTCGGGGCGTTGGTGACCATCACCGAGCCCCTGCGCGGCGATCTGCCGCGTATCGAAGCCATCACGCGCGACCTGTCCACTCAGGCGCGGTTGAAGATCCGGCGGTGTTACCGCTACCAGGCGGCGGCCTTCGCGGCCTCGCTCGGTTGCGGGGTGATCCTGCCGGAGCACGCGACTATTCCTAAGGCACTGGCGGGGTGA
- a CDS encoding MinD/ParA family ATP-binding protein, giving the protein MGEDWSRWLDEAPDQGEPSGRPARSKAPVVRLRRGKGGGSGAEQPLQRPILVVGGCGGAGTTTTALGIAGELGMASTPTVAVDATAAGSDLALRGADEHLHPISLQSWLYGRGDDEPAPLKECLSRATSGIGLLWRDSAPLRRRATYLTVARAVYDAGFTAVYDGGSPIAGRQLRPLLDDADVALVLAIPARADAANRLRVTLEWLDDQFGDSAEGQGGGIVGDTTIVVSHQHPGTESRVAEHLREHLSGWVRDIREIPYDPHLARGELVRHASLAIETRRAYGRLLAGVAS; this is encoded by the coding sequence ATGGGAGAGGACTGGAGCCGCTGGCTCGACGAGGCACCCGACCAGGGTGAACCGTCGGGTCGGCCCGCGCGCTCCAAGGCTCCGGTGGTGCGGTTGCGGCGCGGCAAAGGGGGTGGTTCCGGCGCGGAACAACCCCTGCAGCGCCCCATCCTGGTGGTCGGCGGCTGCGGTGGCGCGGGAACCACCACGACGGCGTTGGGGATCGCGGGCGAGCTCGGCATGGCGTCGACCCCGACGGTCGCGGTGGACGCGACGGCGGCGGGCAGCGATCTGGCGCTGCGCGGCGCCGACGAGCACCTGCACCCGATCAGCCTGCAATCGTGGCTGTACGGCCGCGGCGACGACGAACCGGCGCCGTTGAAGGAATGCCTGTCCCGGGCGACCTCCGGCATCGGCCTGCTGTGGCGCGACTCCGCACCGCTGCGCAGGCGTGCGACCTATCTCACGGTGGCGCGGGCGGTGTACGACGCGGGTTTCACCGCGGTCTACGACGGCGGCAGCCCGATTGCCGGTCGGCAGCTGCGTCCGCTGCTCGATGACGCGGATGTTGCTCTGGTGCTTGCCATTCCGGCCCGCGCCGATGCCGCGAACCGGTTGCGGGTCACCCTGGAATGGCTCGACGACCAGTTCGGCGACTCGGCCGAGGGGCAGGGCGGCGGCATTGTCGGGGACACGACAATCGTTGTCTCGCACCAGCATCCTGGCACCGAGTCGCGAGTTGCCGAGCATTTGCGTGAGCATCTGTCCGGCTGGGTCCGCGATATCCGGGAAATTCCCTATGACCCCCACCTGGCCAGGGGTGAGCTGGTCCGCCACGCGTCGTTGGCCATCGAGACGCGCCGGGCCTATGGGCGCCTGCTCGCCGGGGTGGCATCATGA